DNA from Mycobacterium bourgelatii:
ACCCAATTACACTTCGATGGCCATCCATAGAGGAAGGAGCGCCGAGGAATGCACAAGATTATCGCAAGTCACAAAGGTGAGTTGATCGGTCTGAACTTGGAGAAGCCAGCAGAATTCAGACCCGTGCAATTGGTCGACGCGAATGAAAGCTACATCACGGTCAGGACCGAGAACGGGCCACTAGTGCATTACTCCATGCGCTACGTGATCTCCGTGTCTGAGGGCCAGTTTTCGCTCTACGCGGGAGTGATGAAGAAGAATAAGCGAGCAACATTACTAGTGCAGGTGTACCAGTTTGTCGTATACAGCGGGGGCGGGTCTGTAGGCGTCGGGATTGCGTTCTAGTCCTTGCTGGAATCGAGGTGGTGAGGATGACGAGCCTGAGGACCTGAGGTGAGCCCGTCCTAGTGGTCCAGTCGTTGTGGGACTCTGTTGCCCGAGTGTTCGGGCAGGAAGAATCGATGACGACATGGCATAGAACAAGCGCCGACGGCACACGCTGGACCCGATCATCCGCAAGCTCGCCGAGGGCAACAAGCTCCTTGGGACCGGGCAGCAACTCAGCGAAGTGGATCGTCACCTAGAGATCACCGAGTCGGTCTGGCATCGCTGGGTCGCCCAGTACGGGGGATGAAGCCCAGCGACGCCAAGCGCCTCAAGTAACTTGAGGCCCGACGAGGTCACTAATTCTTCGGAAGTGTTTCTGAAATAAACTGAAGGGTATGCGCGTACTACAGGGGTGTAGGCGGTTCAGGTAGTGGCTGGCTGCCTTCCGGCCGCATCTCTTCCATCGCATCGAGCAGAACTCGAACGAAGTCCTAATTCTTCTCCTCCACTGCTGATGGCCGAATCTTGAAGATGCTCAACGTGATCGATGAGCTCACCCAATGTCGAACTGAAAGCCCTTCGCCCAGATCGCATTCGGGCGGATCGGGCACATCGCCCCGACTGGTGCACCGATGCCGGTCAAGCGTTTCTTCCTGCGCCGCTGCGGAAAACCCGCAGGCCCTCCTCGCGCCACAGGCGGCGAATGCGCTTGCTGTTGACCGTCCAGCCAATTGCATATCAGGGACCATCAACTCTGGTGTTCCCGGCGCTAGTACTCACCGACGGTTGGCCGCATTGGACGAAATGCACCGCTGAACTGCATCTGTACAGGGATTGGGTTTCGAACTAACCTCCGTCTAATGAAGCTCAGGACGGCTATTTTGGCACCCGTCGTAGTGTTGCTCGTGGCGATCGGCGGTGTGGTCGCACCCGGCGCAGGGGCCACCAATTTTGAATCCCAACCCCTTAGACCGGCGGGGCAGTTACCTCTGATACCTCTGAGTCCGGTTAGTCAACAAAATGCCATACGCGTCGCGAAGGAATATCTCGACCTATCGGGTTACTCGCGTTCCGGACTCATCAATCAGTTGATATACGAGGGTTTTTCCCTCGAAGACGCAACCTATGCCGTCGACAACATCACCGTAGATTGGAATGTGCAAGCCGCACGGACGGCGAAGGAATACCTCGACATGTCGGGCTACTCGCATAGCGGACTTGTCAACCAGCTCATGTATGAGGGGTACACGCCGGCGCAGGCAGAGTACGGAGTGACAGCAGCTGGGCTCTAGTCCCAGTACCAGGCTTTTAGCGATTGTTCGGAAGGGTTCCAACCTGCGCTTCTGCTTGGAACGACCACGGGTCAATACCCACCATCCCGAAAAGTCTCCGGGCCCAACGCAATGAGGGGATCAGGCATCGCACTCAATCGGTTAGACCCCAGCGGGGCGAATGTTCGGATTCGCCGACTCCGGCGGTGCCAGTGGCGGCAGCACCGACTTGCCGTCCAGCGAATGCACGGCCAGCCCCTGCGACCAGGGATAGTGCAGGCTGAACGCCACCAACCCGGTGCGTTCGGCGGCGGGTAGATGACACATCGCCAACACGGTCTCAGCCAGATACTCCACTGGCTCGGTCGGAAAGGAATCCGGAATCAGTTGCGCCGCACCGGGAGTCCGGATCGCACTGGTCGGAGCGACGCAGTTCACCGCGATGTTAGCGTCAACAAGTTCAGCCGCCACGCCCTGAGTGAAGCGGTGCAGCGCGGCCTTGCACGACGCGTAGATGACGTCGCCGGCGATCTTGTTGTAGTCCCGGTAGGGGCGCACCGGCGCCACCCCGGTGACCGATCCGATGTTGACGATCCAGCCCGCTCCTTGCCTACGCATGACCGGTACCGCGGCCTTGGTCAGGACGAACGGCGTCCGCAGATAGTGCTCGACGGTCCGGTCGAACGTCTGCAATGACATGTCCTCGACCAGCGAATAGTCGGCGAATCCCGCGTTGTTGACCAGGATGTCGAGGCGGCCGGTACGGTCGAGCACTTCGTCGACAAGGCCGTCGCGCTGCGCTGGATCCTCCAGGTCCGCCGCCACCCCGATCGCCCGGCCACCCGCAGCCTCGATCAACGCAACCGTCTCACCGATCGTGCCGGGTAAGGATGCCGAAACACCCGCCCGCACGGACGACGACGGCTCGAAAGACCGCGCCGTCACCACCACCGTGGCTCCCTCTGCGGCAAGTCGCTGCGCAATCGCCCGACCAATCCCCCGGCTGCTACCAGTCACCAAAGCCGTTCTGCCGCAGAGCAAACCCGTCATCGCAACTCGAAGTGCTCTTCGATGGGCGCTCGATGTTCGTGCCAGAGATCGACCAGTCGGTACGGTGTCGCCACCACGACGCGGCCCGAGCCCGAGCGGTAGTAGGTGTGCGCGTTGGGAGTGTGGCACCACACCGTGTTGGCCATGGCCTGGTCAATGCCGGCCACGTACTCGTCGTAGGCCCCACGGGTGACTTCCATTGTGCTGGCGCCGCGCAGCGCCATCAGTTGCAGACACTCAATGATGTAGTGCGCCATCACTTCCATCGAGAAGTTGGCGCCCGCACCGTGTCCAGGACTGTAGTTGGGCGCGGAGTTGATGAACAGATTCGGGAATCCCGGAACGGTCCCGCCGCGGTAGGCCGCGGGGCTGTCGCCCCACTCGTCGACCAGCTTGCGCCCGTCCCGACCGCGAATGTCGATGGTGGACAGGAAGTCCAGGTGATAGCCCGTGGCGTAGATGATGACGTCGAGGTCAATCTGCCGACCATCCTGCGTGACAATGCCTTTCGGGTTCACCTCGCGCGGCTCACTGGCTTCGACGTCGACGTGGTCGCGTGTCAGTGCCGCATAGTAGCCGCCGGGATCGCGGATGATCCGCTTTCCATACGGCGCGAAGTCGGGCGTGACCTTCTTCGCCAATTCCGTTCCAGCACCGAATGTTCGGTCGATGTAATCCAGGCACATCTGCAACAACACATCGTTGGCCGGCGAGATCGACAGATGGGTTTCGGCCCACTCCGGATCCCGCAGGATGACGGGGTAGTTGTTGTCCGCCGTGCCCCAGAACGACTTGACCCGATTCCACTTCGCGTAGTACGGCAGGTGTCGGCCGAGATAGCGACGGTACTCGGGAACATCGTCGGTCAACCGTTTGCGCGGTGCCACCCAATGCGGTTGGCGCTGAAACACCGTCAGGTGCTCGACCTCGTCGACGCAGGCGTCCACGATCTGCACCGCGGTGCAACCGGCGCCGATCACCGCAACGCGGCGCCCCGTCAGGTCCAGGGACGGATCCCACTGCGCGGAGTGAATGCTGATGCCCGCGAACGTGTCCCGGCCCGGCAGGTCTGGCCACCGCGGCCGGTTAAGATATCCCGTGGCGGTGATGACCACTCGCGCATGGCTGATCGAACGGTTGCCGTCGCGGTCCACCGCGTGGATCTGCCACTGCGTGCGGTCGTCGTCCCACCACAGCGCCTCGACCTCGGTCCCGAATCGGGTGTGCTCCCGCAGCTTGTACTTGTCGGCAAGGCGGACCAGGTAAGCCTGATACTCCGCACCCTGCGGGTAGTAGCTCGTCCAGTCCGGATTCACCTCACGCGACAGCGAGTAGTACGCCGACGGGGTGTCGACGCCGATGCCCGGGTAAGTCGTGGTGAGCCAGGTACCGCCGACCTCTTCGTTGCGGTCGAATATTTCGTAGGCGACCCCGGCGTCGGCGAGGGCCAGTGCGGCGATGATCCCGGCGATCCCCGCCCCGATGATGGCCACCGTCGTCGTCTCGGGAATCGGCACCGACCGGGGCAGCGTCGGCTGGGACAGCTGGAATCCGCCCTGCTCAAGCAGCAGCGGCACGAACTCGTCGTCGACCTCGGACCCGAGCGCCAGCGGCAGCAACCGCCGGAACAATTCGGGGTCATCGGCGGGCAGAGCGTCTGGGGCCCGGTCGCCCGGCGGCTCGTCAGAAAGGGCCGCGACCACGGCGTCCACCAGCGCTTCGGCAGTGGCCGGGTCGGTGACACCGGCGCGTTCGGGCGGGTCTGGGATGTGGGAGATCTTGGGCCCGAAGGTGTCGATAACCGACGGATCACCGGTGAGCTGCGCCAACACGGCGACCAGGACGCCAGGGTCCGCCTGACGCAGGTTCTCCCGCAGTTCGTCGGGATCGAACGAGGCCATGCTGCCAGTATCGGAGCCGCGGGGCGGCCAGGCGACCGCCCTTTCCTCTGAGCGGGACACGATGCCTATGGTCGAGTGATGCACGACGTAATCGCCCAGGCGCGCAGTCAATCGCTCGGCGACATCCCCCGACGCTCGGCACACCGGCAGCCGGACAAGACCGCGATCATCGACGGCAACGTCGTCCTGAGCTTCGCCGAATTCGAGCACCTGGTGGGCCGTGCCGCGGCTGCGTTGCACGACAAGGGTTTTGCGCCCGGCGACCGCCTCGCATTGTTGGCGCGCAACTGCTGGCAGTACGCGGTCCTGGCGTTCGCCACCGCACGGGCCGGGGTGATCTTGGTTCCGGTCAACTTCATGCTCACCGCCGAAGAGGTCGGATTCATCCTCGGACACAGCAAGGTCAGCGGATTCATCGTCCAGGACGAGTTCCTGACGACCGCCGAGGAAGCCATCCGGTCAGCCGGCCAGAGATGCGCCGTCAGGACGACAGCCACGCTCACCGACGACTTTGCCGACTGGTTGACCACCGCTACCGTCACGCCGCACCACCACATCCAGGACGACCAAGTCGTCCGACTGATGTACACCAGCGGCACCGAATCCCACCCCAAAGCGGTCATGCACAGCAGTCGCAGCCTGATCGGGAACTACATCAGCACGATCATCGCCGGTGAGAAGTCGGCGGACGACGTCGAAATCCATTCGCTGCCGCTCTACCACTGTGCCCAGCTGGACAACTTCTTGATTCCGGATATCTATCTCGGCGCCACCAGCATCATCCTGCCGCGCCCGGAGCCGGAAACCGTGCTGCGCACCGTCGAGCGGTACCAGGTCACCAATTACTTTGCGCCGCCGACGGTTTGGATCAGCCTGTTGCGGTCCCCGTTGTTCGACGACGTGGACCTGTCCACCCTGCGCAAAGGCTATTACGGGGCGTCGGCGATGCCGACCGAGATTCTCGGTGAGATGCGCCAGCGACTGCCGGAACTGCGGCTGTGGAACTTCTACGGCCAGACCGAGATGGCGCCGCTGGCCTCCGCGCTCGGACCAGACGAGCAGGACGCCCACCCCGGTGCCGCCGGGCGGCCGGTGATCAACGTCGAGACCACGATCCTCGACGACACCGACATACCCGTCGCGCCCGGCGTGATCGGGGAAATCGCGCACCGCAGTCCGCACCTGATGCTGGGTTATCTCGACGACGAGGAAAAGACCGCGCAGGCATTCCGCAACGGCTGGTTCCACTCCGGCGACCTCGGCTACTACGACGAACACGGCCTGCTGCACGTCGTCGACCGCAAGAAGGACATGATCAAGACCGGCGGTGAGAACGTCGCCAGCCGGGAGGTCGAGGAGGTGCTGTACCGACACAGCGGGGTGCAGGAAGTCGCGGTGTTCGGCGTGCCCGACCCGGTCTGGGTGGAAGCGGTGGTGGCCGCGGTGGTGCCGCGCGCCGGAATCGACCTCACCGAAGACGACCTCATCTCGCACTGTCGGGAACACCTGGCTGGGTTCAAGACCCCCAAGCAGGTGTTTCTGGTCGAATCCCTGCCGAAGAACCCCAGCGGCAAACTCCTCAAGCGGGAGCTGCGGGAGCGGTTCACCCGCGCGTCG
Protein-coding regions in this window:
- a CDS encoding Ltp family lipoprotein — translated: MKLRTAILAPVVVLLVAIGGVVAPGAGATNFESQPLRPAGQLPLIPLSPVSQQNAIRVAKEYLDLSGYSRSGLINQLIYEGFSLEDATYAVDNITVDWNVQAARTAKEYLDMSGYSHSGLVNQLMYEGYTPAQAEYGVTAAGL
- a CDS encoding SDR family NAD(P)-dependent oxidoreductase; translated protein: MTGLLCGRTALVTGSSRGIGRAIAQRLAAEGATVVVTARSFEPSSSVRAGVSASLPGTIGETVALIEAAGGRAIGVAADLEDPAQRDGLVDEVLDRTGRLDILVNNAGFADYSLVEDMSLQTFDRTVEHYLRTPFVLTKAAVPVMRRQGAGWIVNIGSVTGVAPVRPYRDYNKIAGDVIYASCKAALHRFTQGVAAELVDANIAVNCVAPTSAIRTPGAAQLIPDSFPTEPVEYLAETVLAMCHLPAAERTGLVAFSLHYPWSQGLAVHSLDGKSVLPPLAPPESANPNIRPAGV
- a CDS encoding flavin-containing monooxygenase, which codes for MASFDPDELRENLRQADPGVLVAVLAQLTGDPSVIDTFGPKISHIPDPPERAGVTDPATAEALVDAVVAALSDEPPGDRAPDALPADDPELFRRLLPLALGSEVDDEFVPLLLEQGGFQLSQPTLPRSVPIPETTTVAIIGAGIAGIIAALALADAGVAYEIFDRNEEVGGTWLTTTYPGIGVDTPSAYYSLSREVNPDWTSYYPQGAEYQAYLVRLADKYKLREHTRFGTEVEALWWDDDRTQWQIHAVDRDGNRSISHARVVITATGYLNRPRWPDLPGRDTFAGISIHSAQWDPSLDLTGRRVAVIGAGCTAVQIVDACVDEVEHLTVFQRQPHWVAPRKRLTDDVPEYRRYLGRHLPYYAKWNRVKSFWGTADNNYPVILRDPEWAETHLSISPANDVLLQMCLDYIDRTFGAGTELAKKVTPDFAPYGKRIIRDPGGYYAALTRDHVDVEASEPREVNPKGIVTQDGRQIDLDVIIYATGYHLDFLSTIDIRGRDGRKLVDEWGDSPAAYRGGTVPGFPNLFINSAPNYSPGHGAGANFSMEVMAHYIIECLQLMALRGASTMEVTRGAYDEYVAGIDQAMANTVWCHTPNAHTYYRSGSGRVVVATPYRLVDLWHEHRAPIEEHFELR
- a CDS encoding acyl-CoA synthetase, whose amino-acid sequence is MHDVIAQARSQSLGDIPRRSAHRQPDKTAIIDGNVVLSFAEFEHLVGRAAAALHDKGFAPGDRLALLARNCWQYAVLAFATARAGVILVPVNFMLTAEEVGFILGHSKVSGFIVQDEFLTTAEEAIRSAGQRCAVRTTATLTDDFADWLTTATVTPHHHIQDDQVVRLMYTSGTESHPKAVMHSSRSLIGNYISTIIAGEKSADDVEIHSLPLYHCAQLDNFLIPDIYLGATSIILPRPEPETVLRTVERYQVTNYFAPPTVWISLLRSPLFDDVDLSTLRKGYYGASAMPTEILGEMRQRLPELRLWNFYGQTEMAPLASALGPDEQDAHPGAAGRPVINVETTILDDTDIPVAPGVIGEIAHRSPHLMLGYLDDEEKTAQAFRNGWFHSGDLGYYDEHGLLHVVDRKKDMIKTGGENVASREVEEVLYRHSGVQEVAVFGVPDPVWVEAVVAAVVPRAGIDLTEDDLISHCREHLAGFKTPKQVFLVESLPKNPSGKLLKRELRERFTRASTGR